A region of Toxorhynchites rutilus septentrionalis strain SRP chromosome 1, ASM2978413v1, whole genome shotgun sequence DNA encodes the following proteins:
- the LOC129771199 gene encoding probable RNA-binding protein 19 translates to MSRIIIKNIPNGFTESKLRDHFSLCGIVTDVQLKYTPDGKFRNFGFIGYESEAQAAKAIQHFNNTFLRTSKINVATCASLSEVKELKTWSKYSKKKEDETAQQKSEGKTTSKQKKQAETASDILEKHKDDPKFREFVRVQSKAGISVWNNQLHDEGELSVESEEEHKKIQETEVPEHQDDGKTKRREMIDLFVAKIHNIPSKTKRQDLFRFFKPGKPYSVRIPPKQKGFAYVGYKTEAELKKALLKDKSFLGGKQVKVVDFTAKDSLRDKNDASRGKENPKWIRQRESVCSESILESGKLFFRNLAYSVTEQELKSTFEKFGPVTEIDLPIDSNTRKLKGFGTVTFMLPENAVLAFNKLNGSFFHGRMFHILPAKVDEKEQAETNEDDSGLSFKEKKDKKLKKTAQSSHNWNTLFMGENAIAEVVARKYGKSKEEVLSTEGGTTSAAVRLALGETEIVMEMQKFLEENGIYLGAFNEVAKNRSSTIILVKNLPAGTEISELTERFGKFGLLGRVILPPSGVTAVIEFLNSSEAKKAFKKLAYTRFKSSPLYLEWAPENTFANGKESTDKSTDRQPEEQNETEDEPVQSDKKKNVIPSAVEQACVEPEDGTTLFIKNLSFQTNEDTIREKFQNIGPIHMVQVVRKKASEQSESRGYGFIQFKFRKFADVALRNFQTMNIDGRKVELSRSDRTSSTQVVNSDRKSAKSKKQTGTKILVRNVPFQANAKEIRDLFKVFGELKTVRLPRKMVAGGAEDSHRGFCFVDFVTEAEAKQAFEALCKSTHLYGRRLVLEWAEAEDGIEELRKRTADKFSGTSGSSGAKQSRKSVFDSSQITHTGASGNGDADGIDDDDGDDEDVF, encoded by the exons ATGTCCAGAATAATAATCAAAAATATCCCTAATGGG TTCACTGAATCAAAACTCCGTGATCACTTCAGCCTGTGTGGAATTGTGACCGACGTTCAGTTGAAGTACACTCCGGATGGCAAATTTCGCAATTTCGGATTCATTGGATACGAGTCGGAAGCACAGGCTGCTAAAGCAATACAGCATTTTaacaatacatttttgagaacgTCAAAGATTAATGTGGCAACATGCGCATCGTTGAGCGAGGTGAAGGAGCTAAAAACATGGAGCAAGTACAGTAAAAAGAAGGAAGACGAAACTGCTCAACAGAAGTCTGAGGGAAAAACTACTTCAAAACAGAAGAAACAAGCTGAAACAGCTTCTGATATTTTGGAGAAGCACAAAGATGATCCAAAGTTCCGGGAATTCGTGCGAGTGCAAAGTAAAGCCGGAATATCGGTTTGGAATAACCAGTTGCATGATGAGGGTGAACTGTCTGTTGAGAGTGAGGAGGAACATAAGAAAATCCAGGAAACTGAAGTGCCAGAGCATCAGGATGATGGGAAGACGAAACGCCGTGAGATGATTGATTTATTTGTTGCGAAAATTCACAATATACCCTCGAAAACGAAACGTCAGGATCTGTTTCGTTTTTTTAAGCCTGGGAAACCTTACTCGGTTCGCATACCACCTAAGCAGAAAGGATTCGCGTATGTAGGATACAAAACTGAGGCTGAATTGAAGAAAGCTCTACTGAAAGACAAAAGTTTCCTTGGTGGGAAACAAGTTAAAGTGGTGGATTTTACGGCTAAGGATAGTTTACGGGACAAGAATGATGCTTCTCGGGGGAAGGAAAATCCCAAGTGGATCCGACAGAGGGAGTCAGTTTGCAGTGAAAGTATACTCGAGAGTGGTAAATTATTTTTCCGTAATCTTGCTTATTCGGTGACGGAACAGGAATTGAAATCAACGTTCGAAAAATTCGGACCAGTGACTGAGATAGACTTACCCATCGATTCCAACACAAGGAAACTAAAG GGGTTCGGAACAGTAACATTCATGTTGCCAGAAAATGCAGTCCTAGCATTCAACAAGTTAAATGGTAGCTTCTTCCATGGACGCATGTTCCACATCTTGCCTGCCAAAGTTGATGAGAAGGAGCAGGCAGAAACCAATGAAGACGATTCGGGACTGAGTTTTAAGGAAAAGAAggataaaaaattgaagaaaactgCCCAATCTTCACACAATTGGAATACACTATTCATGGGCGAGAATGCAATTGCGGAAGTGGTGGCCAGAAAATATGGAAAATCAAAGGAAGAAGTTCTTAGCACAGAAGGGGGCACCACAAGTGCGGCAGTCAGATTGGCATTGGGCGAAACTGAAATTGTGATGGAAATGCAAAAGTTTCTGGAAGAGAATGGAATTTATCTGGGAGCATTTAACGAGGTAGCGAAAAATCGTTCGAGTACGATTATATTAGTGAAGAATTTACCGGCTGGTACGGAAATATCTGAGTTGACCGAACGTTTCGGCAAGTTTGGACTGTTGGGAAGAGTTATCTTACCCCCATCTGGAGTAACAG CTGTAATAGAATTTCTGAATTCCAGTGAAGCGAAGAAAGCTTTCAAAAAGCTTGCTTATACTCGCTTCAAATCGTCCCCGTTGTACCTGGAGTGGGCACCTGAGAACACATTCGCCAATGGAAAGGAATCGACCGATAAGAGCACTGACCGACAAccggaagaacagaacgaaactGAGGATGAGCCCGTACAATccgataaaaaaaagaatgtcATACCATCAGCGGTCGAGCAAGCCTGCGTTGAACCCGAGGATGGAACGAcgttattcataaaaaatctcAGTTTTCAAACGAACGAAGACACAATTAGAgagaagtttcaaaatattggcCCTATACATATGGTTCAAGTTGTGCGTAAGAAGGCTAGCGAACAAAGCGAAAGCAGAGGATATGGTTTCATTCaattcaaatttcgaaaatttgCTGATGTGGCTTTGAGAAATTTCCAAACAATGAATATCGACGGACGAAAGGTAGAGTTATCAAGGAGTGACAGGACATCAAGCACTCAAGTTGTGAATAGTGACAGAAAATCCGCGAAGTCGAAGAAACAAACCGGTACCAAGATCTTAGTGAGGAACGTCCCCTTCCAGGCGAACGCAAAGGAAATTCGAGATTTGTTCAA AGTGTTTGGTGAACTGAAAACGGTTCGATTGCCACGTAAAATGGTGGCAGGTGGTGCAGAAGATAGCCATCGTGGTTTTTGTTTCGTAGATTTTGTCACTGAAGCTGAAGCGAAACAAGCGTTCGAGGCACTTTGTAAAAGCACTCACTTGTATGGTCGTCGGTTGGTGCTTGAATGGGCAGAAGCTGAGGATGGCATTGAGGAATTGAGGAAACGAACGGCGGATAAATTCAGCGGCACGAGTGGATCAAGTGGTGCTAAACAAAGTCGAAAAAGCGTTTTTGACTCGTCCCAAATAACGCATACAGGTGCAAGTGGGAATGGTGATGCAGATGGAATCGACGACGACGATGGCGACGATGAAGATGTATTTTAA